The following are encoded together in the Mustela nigripes isolate SB6536 chromosome 11, MUSNIG.SB6536, whole genome shotgun sequence genome:
- the SOX8 gene encoding transcription factor SOX-8, which produces MLDMSEARAQPPCSPSGTASSMSHVEDSDSDAPPSPTGSEGLGRAAGAGGGVRGDAAEAADERFPACIRDAVSQVLKGYDWSLVPMPVRGGGGGALKAKPHVKRPMNAFMVWAQAARRKLADQYPHLHNAELSKTLGKLWRLLSESEKRPFVEEAERLRVQHKKDHPDYKYQPRRRKSVKTGQGDSDSGPELGPHPGSTVYKADASLGDPHHHSDHTGQTHGPPTPPTTPKTDLHHGGKPELKLEGRRLADSGRQNIDFSNVDISELSSEVIGNMDTFDVHEFDQYLPLNGHSALPTEPGQPAASSYGAASYSHSGAAGIGASPVWAHKGAPSASASPTEAGPPRPHIKTEQLSPGHYGDQSHGSPGRADYGSYSGQASVTTAAPAAAASSFSSSQGDYTDLQAPSYYGPYPGCPSSLYQCPYFHPSRRPYASPLLSGLSVPPAHSPPGNWDQPVYTTLTRP; this is translated from the exons ATGCTGGACATGAGCGAGGCCCGCGCCCAGCCGCCCTGCAGCCCGTCCGGCACCGCCAGCTCCATGTCGCACGTGGAGGACTCGGACTCGGACGCGCCGCCGTCGCCTACCGGGTCCGAGGGCCTGGGCCGCGCGGCGGGCGCGGGGGGCGGCGTCCGGGGCGACGCGGCCGAGGCGGCGGACGAGCGCTTCCCGGCCTGCATCCGCGACGCCGTGTCGCAGGTGCTCAAGGGCTACGACTGGAGCCTGGTGCCTATGCCCGTgcgcgggggcggcggcggcgcgctcAAGGCCAAGCCTCACGTGAAGCGGCCCATGAACGCCTTCATGGTGTGGGCGCAGGCGGCGCGCCGCAAGCTGGCGGACCAGTACCCGCACCTGCACAACGCCGAGCTCAGCAAGACGCTGGGCAAGCTGTGGCG CTTGCTGAGCGAGAGTGAGAAGCGCCCCTTCGTGGAGGAGGCAGAGCGGCTGCGGGTCCAACACAAGAAGGACCACCCAGATTACAAGTACCAGCCACGCCGCAGGAAGAGCGTGAAGACGGGCCAAGGCGACTCTGACTCCGGACCTGAGCTGGGCCCCCACCCTGGCAGCACCGTGTACAAGGCTGATGCCAGCCTGGGTGACCCACACCATCACAGCGACCACACAG GGCAGACCCACGggccacccaccccacccaccacccccaagACGGACCTGCACCACGGGGGCAAGCCCGAGCTGAAGCTGGAAGGCCGCCGCCTGGCGGACAGCGGGCGTCAGAACATCGACTTCAGCAACGTGGACATCTCAGAGCTGAGCAGCGAGGTCATCGGCAACATGGACACCTTCGATGTGCATGAGTTCGACCAGTACCTGCCCCTCAACGGCCACTCGGCCCTGCCCACGGAGCCAGGCCAGCCGGCCGCCAGCTCCTACGGGGCTGCCTCCTACTCACACTCGGGGGCGGCAGGCATTGGGGCGTCCCCCGTGTGGGCCCACAAGGGAGCCCCGTCAGCCTCCGCGTCGCCCACCGAGGCGGGCCCCCCGCGGCCGCACATCAAGACGGAGCAGCTGAGCCCTGGCCACTATGGAGACCAGTCACACGGCTCCCCGGGCCGCGCCGACTACGGCTCCTACAGCGGCCAGGCCAGTGTCACCACAGCCGCCCCCGCCGCGGCCGCCAGCTCCTTCAGCAGCTCACAGGGCGACTACACCGACCTGCAGGCCCCCAGCTACTACGGCCCGTACCCCGGCTGCCCGTCCAGCCTCTACCAGTGCCCCTACTTCCACCCTTCTCGGCGGCCCTATGCCTCACCCCTGCTCAGCGGCCTCTCTGTGCCGCCTGCCCACAGCCCGCCCGGCAACTGGGACCAGCCCGTGTACACGACCCTGACCAGGCCCTGA